The following are from one region of the Segatella oris genome:
- a CDS encoding relaxase/mobilization nuclease domain-containing protein has product MIAKIMKGSGFKGVINYILDSDKGTELIDSCGVRIDTNNHIIQSFIDQTALNPKVCKTVGHISLSFSAQDLLKLSNEFMVKIAREYMERMGIKDTQYIVGRHFDKEHPHVHIAFNRVDNNGKTISDKNDRFRSEKICKELTAKYDLYFTTGKEKVKEHRLKEPDKTRYELYKLLSIETKKCRDWKSLIARLKQKEVDVRFKYKGNTQEVQGVIFDMNEYHFNGSKIDRAFSFSKIDYALAQNNKEVEQQKQNIAEALTETSGTVSDIANDFIEGTIDLFHSYGTVPGSVYNTLDRKKKKKKRKI; this is encoded by the coding sequence TGATCAATTACATTCTTGATTCTGATAAAGGTACAGAGTTGATTGATAGCTGTGGCGTGAGAATAGATACCAACAATCATATAATTCAGAGTTTTATCGACCAAACTGCACTCAATCCGAAAGTTTGTAAAACGGTAGGACATATTTCATTGAGTTTTTCCGCTCAGGACTTACTGAAGCTCTCTAATGAGTTTATGGTAAAGATTGCACGAGAGTATATGGAGCGAATGGGCATTAAAGATACGCAATACATTGTAGGACGACACTTTGACAAAGAGCATCCGCATGTTCATATAGCTTTCAATCGTGTCGATAATAATGGCAAGACGATTTCAGATAAGAATGATAGGTTTCGTAGTGAAAAGATTTGTAAGGAGTTAACAGCTAAGTATGATTTATATTTCACCACAGGAAAGGAGAAAGTAAAGGAACATCGGTTGAAAGAACCTGATAAGACAAGGTATGAACTTTACAAACTGTTAAGCATAGAGACAAAGAAATGTCGTGATTGGAAATCGCTAATTGCTCGATTGAAGCAAAAAGAAGTTGACGTGCGCTTCAAGTATAAGGGTAATACCCAAGAGGTACAAGGTGTCATCTTTGATATGAATGAATATCATTTCAATGGGTCGAAGATAGATAGGGCTTTTAGCTTTTCGAAGATAGATTATGCGCTCGCTCAAAACAACAAGGAGGTAGAACAGCAAAAGCAGAATATAGCAGAAGCTTTAACCGAGACTAGTGGAACAGTAAGTGATATTGCAAACGATTTTATTGAAGGTACAATAGACTTGTTTCATTCTTATGGTACAGTACCTGGATCAGTTTATAATACACTTGATAGAAAGAAGAAAAAGAAAAAACGTAAAATTTAG
- a CDS encoding metallophosphoesterase, whose protein sequence is MKISIIQLSDIHIKSNEDFIITHIDEFCKSCKQYINETSRVVVVISGDIAFSGTAEQYDIAYNFLKNCEKFWKKENKICNFDYVIVPGNHDCEFKDDAIREVLIKDVLQKGDVEDNAIIEHCLHPQKNFWCFYNKLIDAQESSISWLRELKIKTDFSLYFQCYNTAFLSTLHENVGKLMIPQRFFLQCNEPNNLSIAVFHHNTDWLTPNNSANNKKQFEKHLYDNTHIVMCGHEHTESDKIIADLGDCDELVYLESSAFQYDKSSKFNFYHFDTESFSLSKYSFQYNNTSYVEIEQKDMQIRPYRNKLQLDNTFLASIQEIALPLKHEKKFDLMLSDIFVYPDLEPMQYEKDSFSPFVDSENILENPQLGKVMILEGDSQSGKSSLLKMLYMDSYKSGLYPLLIKGERLSTHLKLNKIMKESYESQYDNRKYKFDKYAQLEKCKKVVFIDEINKSSFSKNEKSEFVKKLMANFEKVIITTSEQIAIDALLEQSVTESDIKRYKLLPLGYYKRNQLIEKWVRIGRASENFSQEAIGQEVKLTFDQITGLLGQQLIPSYPIFVLSLLQGLNQALGQFDVEQTSYAYCYNSLIIASLVRAEIPRTKINGMLNFLQEFAYYLYKEQPTHKYFSKEIFERMYNTYIDIYNDFYACSTLLSKMVNANLIQKIDEDSYSFSYKYIFYFLVASKISTLIDDGCGEEIVKKLCSELHKEREANILIFLIYKNGGKKQIDELLFASWLPFEDISPITLAQDDKLFVELSELVRLIKTDVIKANIDPRDERNRDLRKADELHRTLPQENFTEEDFQDNVTLRDLNDTFKVVKIMGQIVKNQKDSLDKGKLLDIIESSYNVCFRSISFFTQILDESQQEIVDFFINKNKGKTNEDVIKSKIEQLLHLMLLRVCLATFSNLSVSVGTSDLGKIYDEVARRIGTPAAKIISFTIKTYYNNMSMSELESILSEFKNNPVALEIIKYRVIKYVYNHHLSYDKRQKISSICGLKLINNVGLQNKANRL, encoded by the coding sequence ATGAAAATTTCGATTATTCAGCTGTCTGATATTCATATAAAATCTAACGAAGATTTTATTATAACTCATATTGATGAATTTTGTAAATCATGTAAACAATATATAAATGAAACTTCCAGAGTTGTAGTTGTAATCTCTGGTGATATAGCTTTCTCAGGGACTGCAGAACAGTATGACATAGCATATAATTTTTTGAAGAATTGCGAAAAGTTTTGGAAAAAAGAAAATAAAATTTGCAATTTCGACTATGTCATAGTACCTGGTAATCATGATTGTGAATTTAAGGATGATGCTATTCGAGAGGTATTAATAAAGGATGTATTACAAAAGGGGGATGTAGAGGATAATGCAATAATAGAGCACTGTTTACATCCCCAAAAGAACTTTTGGTGTTTTTACAATAAACTTATTGATGCTCAAGAGTCTTCCATCTCATGGCTTAGGGAATTAAAGATTAAAACAGATTTTTCTTTATACTTTCAATGTTATAATACAGCATTCTTGTCTACTCTTCATGAAAATGTTGGCAAATTAATGATACCTCAACGCTTTTTCTTGCAATGTAATGAGCCTAATAATTTAAGTATAGCTGTCTTTCATCACAATACAGACTGGCTAACTCCAAATAATAGTGCGAATAATAAAAAGCAGTTTGAGAAGCACTTGTATGATAATACTCACATAGTCATGTGTGGGCATGAGCATACAGAAAGTGATAAGATTATTGCAGATTTAGGCGATTGTGATGAACTAGTTTATCTAGAATCCTCTGCATTTCAATATGATAAAAGCTCTAAATTTAATTTTTATCATTTTGATACGGAGTCATTCTCTTTGTCGAAATATTCTTTTCAATATAATAATACCTCTTATGTAGAAATTGAACAAAAAGATATGCAGATAAGACCATATCGGAATAAACTGCAATTAGATAATACTTTTTTAGCCTCTATTCAAGAGATAGCTTTGCCATTAAAGCATGAGAAGAAGTTTGATTTGATGTTGTCAGATATATTTGTTTATCCTGATCTGGAGCCAATGCAGTATGAAAAGGATTCTTTTTCTCCTTTTGTAGATTCTGAAAATATTTTAGAAAACCCTCAACTGGGAAAAGTCATGATATTAGAAGGTGATAGTCAGTCAGGGAAAAGCTCTTTATTAAAGATGCTCTATATGGATTCTTATAAAAGTGGGTTATACCCTCTACTGATAAAAGGAGAAAGGTTATCTACTCATTTGAAGCTTAACAAAATTATGAAAGAATCTTATGAGTCTCAGTATGATAATAGAAAATACAAATTCGATAAGTATGCACAATTGGAAAAATGTAAAAAAGTTGTGTTTATCGATGAAATCAATAAATCTAGTTTCTCTAAGAATGAAAAAAGTGAGTTTGTTAAGAAGTTGATGGCTAATTTTGAGAAGGTTATAATTACTACTTCTGAACAAATAGCGATAGATGCTTTGTTAGAGCAAAGCGTTACAGAATCAGATATCAAAAGGTATAAGTTATTACCATTGGGTTATTATAAAAGAAATCAGCTAATTGAGAAATGGGTAAGAATAGGCAGAGCCAGTGAAAATTTTTCTCAAGAGGCTATTGGCCAGGAAGTCAAATTAACTTTTGATCAGATTACAGGTTTGTTAGGGCAGCAACTAATACCATCGTATCCTATTTTTGTTTTATCACTTTTGCAGGGATTAAATCAGGCATTAGGTCAGTTCGATGTAGAACAGACCTCATATGCTTATTGTTATAATTCTTTAATAATAGCATCTTTGGTTAGAGCAGAAATCCCAAGAACTAAGATTAATGGGATGCTTAATTTTTTACAAGAATTTGCATATTATTTATATAAAGAGCAACCTACCCATAAGTATTTCTCGAAAGAAATATTTGAGAGAATGTATAATACATATATTGATATATACAATGATTTTTATGCTTGCTCTACTTTGCTTTCCAAAATGGTTAATGCAAATCTGATCCAAAAAATAGACGAGGATTCATATTCATTCTCGTACAAATATATATTCTATTTTTTAGTAGCCTCCAAAATATCGACCTTGATCGATGATGGATGTGGCGAAGAAATTGTTAAAAAGTTATGTTCGGAACTGCATAAAGAAAGAGAAGCTAATATTTTAATCTTCTTGATATATAAAAATGGGGGGAAAAAGCAAATTGATGAACTGCTATTTGCAAGTTGGTTGCCATTTGAAGATATATCTCCTATTACACTTGCTCAAGATGATAAACTTTTCGTAGAATTGTCTGAACTTGTAAGACTGATTAAAACAGATGTTATCAAGGCAAACATTGACCCAAGAGATGAAAGGAATCGGGATTTACGGAAAGCTGATGAACTTCATAGAACATTGCCCCAAGAAAATTTCACAGAAGAAGATTTTCAGGACAATGTGACGTTACGTGATCTAAATGACACTTTTAAGGTTGTTAAAATCATGGGGCAGATTGTTAAGAATCAGAAAGATTCATTAGATAAAGGAAAATTGTTAGATATTATAGAAAGTTCGTATAATGTTTGTTTTAGATCTATATCTTTTTTTACACAGATTTTAGACGAAAGTCAGCAAGAAATAGTTGATTTTTTTATCAATAAAAATAAAGGTAAAACAAATGAGGATGTTATTAAATCTAAGATAGAACAACTTCTACATCTTATGTTATTGCGTGTTTGTTTAGCTACCTTTAGTAATTTATCAGTGAGTGTGGGGACTTCTGACTTAGGGAAAATATACGATGAAGTTGCTCGTCGAATAGGGACACCTGCTGCTAAAATAATCTCTTTTACAATCAAAACATATTATAATAACATGTCTATGAGTGAGTTAGAGTCTATATTGTCTGAATTTAAAAATAACCCTGTGGCTTTAGAAATAATAAAATATAGAGTGATAAAGTATGTTTATAATCACCATTTGTCTTATGACAAACGTCAAAAAATAAGTAGTATATGTGGCCTAAAATTGATAAATAATGTGGGTCTTCAGAATAAAGCCAATAGATTGTAG
- a CDS encoding type I restriction-modification system subunit M yields MAKKNTAEIGFEKEIWKAADLLRGNLDASEYKSVVLGLIFLKYISDRFESKYQSLVEEGDGFEEDKDEYTSENIFFVPQEARWSVVAKAAHTPEIGTIIDNAMRLIEKENLRLKGILPKNFARPELDKRRLGDVVDLFTNIQMKEHGDSKDILGRTYEYCLSKFAEAEGKLAGEFYTPACIVQTLVEVLKPYHGRVYDPACGSGGMFVQSAKFIERHQGNIKDISVYGQDSNPTTWKMAQMNLAIRGIEADLGKFNADTFFDDQHPTLKADFIMANPPFNLSDWGADKLQDDVRWKFGIPPSGNANFAWLQHMIHHLSPKGKIGMVLANGSLSSQTGGEGTIRENIIKARLIEGIVALPSQLFYTTGIPVSLWFLNREKKQKDKILFVDARNMGTMVTRKLRELQETDIKKIADTFDKYSDGTLENEKGFCAVATLDDVAKQDYILTPGRYVGIAEQEDDGIPFQEKMDKLTTELSDLFAQSHDLEGEIRKQLASIGFTIK; encoded by the coding sequence ATGGCAAAGAAGAATACTGCGGAAATAGGATTTGAAAAAGAGATATGGAAAGCTGCCGATTTGTTGAGAGGTAATCTTGATGCTTCTGAATATAAATCAGTAGTGTTAGGTCTTATCTTTCTAAAATATATTTCAGATCGTTTTGAGTCCAAATACCAATCTTTGGTAGAGGAAGGGGATGGCTTTGAAGAGGACAAAGATGAATATACATCTGAAAATATTTTCTTTGTCCCACAAGAAGCACGGTGGAGTGTGGTAGCAAAAGCAGCCCATACACCAGAAATCGGTACGATAATCGACAATGCCATGCGTCTTATTGAAAAGGAGAATCTCCGTTTGAAAGGCATTCTGCCCAAAAATTTCGCCCGACCAGAATTAGACAAAAGGCGTTTGGGCGATGTGGTAGATTTATTTACCAATATTCAAATGAAAGAACATGGAGATTCCAAAGATATATTGGGACGTACATATGAATATTGTCTTTCTAAATTTGCAGAAGCAGAAGGGAAATTAGCAGGAGAATTTTATACGCCTGCTTGTATTGTTCAAACACTTGTCGAAGTTCTGAAACCTTATCACGGACGAGTATATGACCCTGCTTGCGGATCTGGTGGAATGTTCGTACAGTCTGCCAAATTCATAGAAAGGCATCAAGGCAATATCAAAGATATTTCTGTCTATGGTCAAGACAGCAATCCTACGACATGGAAGATGGCTCAGATGAATCTTGCCATTCGAGGCATTGAGGCTGATCTGGGTAAGTTTAATGCAGATACATTCTTTGACGACCAACACCCCACATTAAAAGCAGATTTTATCATGGCTAATCCGCCTTTCAATCTCAGTGATTGGGGAGCAGACAAGTTGCAAGATGATGTGCGTTGGAAATTTGGCATTCCACCATCTGGAAATGCCAACTTTGCATGGTTGCAACACATGATTCATCATTTATCTCCCAAAGGGAAAATAGGTATGGTATTGGCAAATGGTTCTTTATCTTCACAGACAGGAGGGGAAGGAACGATTCGTGAGAATATCATCAAGGCCCGATTAATAGAAGGTATCGTTGCCCTACCCTCACAGTTGTTTTATACCACAGGTATTCCTGTTTCTCTATGGTTCCTCAATCGAGAGAAGAAACAGAAAGATAAAATTCTGTTTGTAGATGCAAGAAACATGGGAACAATGGTTACCCGCAAACTTCGTGAGCTCCAAGAAACAGATATTAAAAAGATTGCAGACACTTTTGATAAATATAGTGATGGTACACTTGAGAATGAAAAAGGCTTCTGTGCGGTTGCTACCCTTGACGATGTGGCAAAACAAGACTATATTCTTACCCCCGGACGCTATGTTGGCATAGCTGAACAGGAAGACGACGGTATTCCTTTCCAAGAGAAGATGGACAAACTCACTACTGAATTATCCGACTTATTTGCTCAATCACATGATTTGGAGGGCGAGATACGGAAACAGTTGGCAAGCATAGGTTTTACAATCAAGTAA
- the xerA gene encoding site-specific tyrosine recombinase/integron integrase: MKEKLISEISNAMAEVLSVEQMAQLNGVLLQAISKYSITADDELMQENNASNERLLEIFLSAKQVEGCTTPTIKYYGSTINQLFKKMPKKVTNYTTEDIRAYLAVFQQKHKSSKVTIDNIRRIFSSFFSWLEDEDYIIKSPVRRIHKVKTGTQIKEVLTDENLEQLRDNCTRVRDLAMIDLLASTGMRVGELVKLNREDINFNERECIVFGKGNKERVVYFNARAKIHLQQYLAERKDRNKALFVSLAKPHNRLQISGVETRLRKIGKLSKIVRVHPHKFRRTLATMAIDKGMPVEQVQKLLGHVKIDTTMHYAMVNQTNVKLSHRKFIS; the protein is encoded by the coding sequence ATGAAAGAAAAACTGATTTCAGAAATTAGCAATGCAATGGCAGAAGTATTAAGCGTAGAGCAAATGGCACAACTCAATGGAGTATTACTGCAAGCTATCAGTAAATACTCCATTACGGCAGACGACGAGTTGATGCAGGAGAACAATGCATCTAACGAACGTCTGTTAGAGATATTCTTGTCAGCTAAGCAAGTTGAAGGTTGCACCACACCTACCATAAAATATTATGGCTCGACCATCAATCAGCTTTTCAAGAAAATGCCAAAAAAAGTTACGAACTATACAACAGAGGATATTCGTGCTTATTTGGCTGTATTTCAACAGAAACACAAATCGAGTAAAGTTACAATAGACAATATCCGTCGTATCTTTTCATCTTTCTTTTCATGGTTAGAGGATGAGGATTACATCATTAAAAGTCCTGTACGTAGAATACACAAGGTTAAGACAGGAACACAGATTAAGGAAGTCCTTACTGACGAAAATTTGGAACAACTTCGCGATAACTGTACAAGGGTACGAGATTTAGCAATGATAGACCTATTGGCTTCTACTGGTATGCGTGTTGGAGAACTTGTAAAGCTCAATCGTGAAGATATAAACTTCAATGAGCGTGAGTGTATCGTTTTCGGTAAAGGCAACAAGGAACGTGTCGTGTATTTCAATGCTCGTGCAAAGATTCATTTGCAGCAATATCTCGCAGAGCGGAAAGACAGAAACAAAGCATTGTTTGTGTCTCTTGCCAAACCACACAATCGATTACAAATATCAGGAGTTGAGACAAGACTAAGAAAGATTGGGAAGCTTTCAAAGATTGTCCGTGTCCATCCACACAAGTTCCGTCGGACACTTGCGACTATGGCTATAGATAAAGGTATGCCCGTGGAGCAAGTACAAAAACTCCTTGGGCATGTTAAAATTGATACAACCATGCACTATGCAATGGTCAATCAAACAAACGTCAAACTCTCTCACCGCAAATTCATCAGTTAA
- a CDS encoding restriction endonuclease subunit S, giving the protein MQTAYHTYSSYQPLFHKNRRINDNLERQAQALFKSWFVDFEPFKGRKFVDSELGMIPEGWQVEELGNITNSIKKKVGKRTDIKVLSPVNTGDLFLSEEYFTKQVYSKNLAKYIMVAPNDFAYNPARINIGSIGMNTFDFSGCVSPVYVVFRCEKEYHHFFNIFKATKNFKEEVNTRAIGGVRQTLSYKDFSLIKIVYPPKEAVERFNKIYSHIMTLIKKNVLENKRLHQTRDTLLPKLMSGELKINDINN; this is encoded by the coding sequence ATGCAAACAGCATATCACACATATAGCTCATATCAACCGCTATTTCATAAAAATAGGCGGATAAATGATAATTTAGAACGGCAGGCACAAGCGTTGTTCAAATCTTGGTTCGTGGATTTTGAGCCATTCAAAGGTAGAAAATTTGTGGATTCTGAACTGGGAATGATACCTGAAGGATGGCAAGTTGAAGAATTGGGAAATATAACAAACTCAATAAAGAAGAAAGTTGGCAAGCGAACAGACATAAAAGTTTTATCACCAGTCAATACTGGAGATCTATTTCTTTCAGAAGAATACTTCACAAAACAAGTATATAGTAAAAACCTTGCGAAATATATTATGGTGGCGCCAAATGATTTTGCATACAATCCTGCTCGTATAAATATCGGTTCTATTGGAATGAATACATTTGATTTCAGTGGATGCGTTAGCCCTGTTTACGTAGTCTTTAGATGTGAGAAAGAATACCATCATTTTTTTAACATCTTCAAAGCCACAAAGAACTTCAAAGAAGAAGTCAACACAAGAGCAATCGGAGGAGTAAGACAGACTTTGAGTTACAAAGATTTCTCTTTAATCAAGATCGTTTATCCACCAAAAGAGGCTGTTGAGCGATTTAATAAAATTTACAGTCACATTATGACTTTGATTAAAAAAAATGTTTTAGAAAATAAAAGGCTTCATCAAACAAGAGATACACTCCTTCCTAAACTGATGTCTGGCGAGCTGAAAATTAATGATATAAACAACTAA
- the fic gene encoding protein adenylyltransferase Fic: MEEKKEQHKKSIRFFNDREVRAVWDEESNCWWFSATDIVRAINDEPDYTKAGNYWRWLKRKLKQEGIELVSITHNFKFEAPDGKMRIADILDSEGVTLLAKHYPNNRANKFLDWFTYSDNTLDGQSRKKAYQLYESGLLKSLEPGSIQCLQQIHAYLFGGLYDFAGQIRTKNISKGGFTFANCMHFSATLQTIERMPENTFDEIMDKYVEMNVAHPFMEGNGRSTRIWLDLMLRRSLKRCVDWSQIDKNEYLSAMRDSVSDSTYIKALVLPALTTKIDDREMFMKGIDYSYYYEQND, from the coding sequence ATGGAAGAGAAGAAAGAACAACATAAGAAATCAATTCGTTTCTTCAACGACCGTGAAGTACGTGCCGTATGGGATGAAGAAAGTAATTGTTGGTGGTTTTCTGCAACAGACATTGTACGTGCCATTAACGATGAACCTGACTACACCAAAGCTGGTAACTATTGGCGTTGGTTAAAACGTAAGTTAAAACAAGAAGGCATTGAACTCGTGAGTATTACTCACAACTTTAAATTTGAAGCACCAGATGGCAAGATGCGTATTGCAGATATCCTTGATAGTGAAGGAGTGACTTTATTAGCAAAGCACTATCCTAACAATCGAGCAAATAAGTTCCTTGATTGGTTTACATATAGTGATAATACATTAGATGGTCAAAGTCGAAAGAAAGCATATCAGCTATATGAAAGTGGCTTGCTGAAAAGTCTTGAGCCAGGCAGCATACAATGTTTACAACAGATTCATGCCTATCTTTTTGGAGGTCTTTACGACTTTGCAGGACAAATCCGAACTAAGAATATATCCAAAGGAGGTTTCACTTTCGCTAATTGTATGCACTTCTCTGCTACGCTACAAACGATTGAAAGAATGCCAGAAAACACCTTCGACGAAATAATGGATAAGTATGTCGAAATGAACGTAGCGCATCCATTTATGGAAGGCAATGGACGAAGCACTCGTATCTGGCTTGATCTCATGCTGAGGCGTTCTCTCAAGCGGTGTGTGGATTGGAGCCAAATAGACAAGAACGAGTATCTTTCAGCCATGCGTGATAGTGTGTCTGATAGCACATATATCAAGGCTTTAGTACTACCAGCTCTCACTACAAAGATTGATGATAGAGAAATGTTTATGAAGGGAATTGATTATTCATATTACTATGAACAAAATGATTGA
- a CDS encoding restriction endonuclease subunit S, whose protein sequence is MEEWKEYKLGEITNMKNGKKRPQNNGVFPVYGGNGIMDYSDSYNAENAIIVGRVGAYCGCVYKCESKCWVSDNAISIFAKDIADTQFLYYLMTTLDFHHHHIGGAQPLMTQDIIGDFTVSIPPLSIQHQIIQVLKSLDDKIEVNKRINDNLERQAQALFKSWFVDFEPFKGRKFVDSELGMIPEGWQVEELGNITNSIKKKVGKRTDIKVLSPVNTGDLFLSEEYFTKQVYSKNLAKYIMVAPNDFAYNPARINIGSIGMNTFDFSGCVSPVYVVFRCEKEYHHFFNIFKATKNFKEEVNTRAIGGVRQTLSYKDFSLIKIVYPPKEAVERFNKIYSHIMTLIKKNVLENKRLHQTRDTLLPKLMSGELKINDINN, encoded by the coding sequence ATGGAAGAGTGGAAAGAATATAAATTGGGAGAGATAACCAACATGAAGAATGGAAAGAAACGTCCACAAAACAACGGTGTCTTTCCTGTCTATGGTGGTAATGGCATCATGGACTATTCCGATTCGTACAATGCAGAAAATGCGATTATAGTTGGACGAGTTGGTGCATATTGTGGGTGTGTCTATAAATGTGAAAGCAAATGCTGGGTATCTGATAACGCAATTTCGATATTTGCAAAAGATATTGCTGACACGCAGTTCCTTTATTATCTCATGACCACGCTTGATTTCCATCATCATCATATAGGTGGAGCACAACCGTTGATGACACAAGACATTATCGGTGATTTCACGGTGTCAATACCTCCATTATCGATTCAACATCAGATAATACAAGTTCTCAAATCCCTTGATGATAAAATTGAGGTAAACAAACGGATAAATGATAATTTAGAACGGCAGGCACAAGCGTTGTTCAAATCTTGGTTCGTGGATTTTGAGCCATTCAAAGGTAGAAAATTTGTGGATTCTGAACTGGGAATGATACCTGAAGGATGGCAAGTTGAAGAATTGGGAAATATAACAAACTCAATAAAGAAGAAAGTTGGCAAGCGAACAGACATAAAAGTTTTATCACCAGTCAATACTGGAGATCTATTTCTTTCAGAAGAATACTTCACAAAACAAGTATATAGTAAAAACCTTGCGAAATATATTATGGTGGCGCCAAATGATTTTGCATACAATCCTGCTCGTATAAATATCGGTTCTATTGGAATGAATACATTTGATTTCAGTGGATGCGTTAGCCCTGTTTACGTAGTCTTTAGATGTGAGAAAGAATACCATCATTTTTTTAACATCTTCAAAGCCACAAAGAACTTCAAAGAAGAAGTCAACACAAGAGCAATCGGAGGAGTAAGACAGACTTTGAGTTACAAAGATTTCTCTTTAATCAAGATCGTTTATCCACCAAAAGAGGCTGTTGAGCGATTTAATAAAATTTACAGTCACATTATGACTTTGATTAAAAAAAATGTTTTAGAAAATAAAAGGCTTCATCAAACAAGAGATACACTCCTTCCTAAACTGATGTCTGGCGAGCTGAAAATTAATGATATAAACAACTAA
- a CDS encoding restriction endonuclease subunit S: MKLYKKHISDLGKVITGKTPRTSILENYGGKIPFLTPSDNLSEKFSPTTSKTLTKIGLNEVKNCLLPAKSICVSCIGSDLGKVVLTKKPTVTNQQFNSIVPNEENDADFIYYLMTVVGKHLNYLSKTSTAVPIINKSTFANYEIEIPNIKEQKRIGKILSSLDDKIELNRRINDNLN; encoded by the coding sequence ATGAAATTATATAAGAAACACATATCGGATTTAGGGAAGGTGATTACTGGTAAAACCCCTCGAACATCTATCTTGGAAAATTATGGAGGGAAGATCCCTTTTCTGACTCCATCGGATAATTTGTCTGAGAAATTTTCTCCAACGACATCTAAGACTTTAACAAAAATTGGTCTGAATGAGGTAAAAAACTGTTTGCTTCCTGCAAAATCGATATGCGTTAGTTGCATAGGTTCTGATTTAGGAAAAGTTGTGCTTACGAAAAAGCCAACTGTGACGAATCAACAATTTAATTCTATTGTACCGAATGAGGAAAATGATGCAGATTTTATATACTACTTGATGACTGTTGTTGGCAAGCATTTAAATTACCTTAGTAAGACATCAACGGCAGTACCAATTATTAACAAATCGACCTTTGCAAACTATGAGATTGAAATTCCCAATATCAAAGAACAAAAGAGAATTGGGAAAATTCTCTCTTCCTTAGATGATAAAATAGAACTCAATCGACGGATAAATGATAATTTAAATTAA
- a CDS encoding abortive infection family protein — MQWTREYIAKEPSLRTFETHISTIENNVEINPSLCVEVSKSLTEALCKTILTNQNTTYKDDISFNSLVKQTLEHLIKQTGKEIVGLSELCRRISTVAQSIAEIRNNAGFASHGLDVLHPQIDKSLSLLIYKTTDVLCGFILHFYFSYAHHANQRLIYQDCESFNDWFDEENPLEVGGVHLSASEALYNLDYQAYKANYIDYLEFLLEMNEQ, encoded by the coding sequence ATGCAGTGGACAAGAGAATATATTGCAAAAGAACCAAGTCTTAGGACTTTTGAAACGCATATTTCAACAATAGAAAACAATGTTGAGATTAATCCTTCTTTGTGCGTTGAAGTAAGTAAAAGTCTAACTGAAGCACTTTGCAAAACAATTCTCACTAATCAAAATACAACATACAAAGATGATATTTCATTTAATAGTTTAGTAAAACAGACCTTAGAACATCTTATAAAACAGACTGGAAAAGAAATAGTTGGTCTATCTGAACTATGCCGTAGAATTTCTACTGTCGCTCAATCAATTGCAGAGATACGAAATAATGCAGGATTTGCTTCACATGGTTTGGATGTTTTGCATCCTCAGATAGACAAATCACTATCCTTACTGATATACAAAACAACAGATGTACTCTGTGGGTTCATTTTACATTTTTATTTCAGTTATGCCCACCACGCTAACCAAAGATTAATTTACCAAGATTGTGAGAGCTTTAATGATTGGTTTGATGAAGAAAATCCATTAGAAGTAGGAGGCGTACACTTATCAGCATCAGAGGCTCTTTACAACTTAGATTATCAAGCTTATAAAGCTAACTATATAGATTATTTAGAATTTCTTTTAGAAATGAATGAACAATAA